Sequence from the Hylaeus volcanicus isolate JK05 chromosome 1, UHH_iyHylVolc1.0_haploid, whole genome shotgun sequence genome:
TTATCGAaatcagaaaatgaaaaagaactAGCTTCTATGACAATGGACATGAAAACTAAACATGGTAAGATATCGGTTTATATATGCATATGTTGGGTATAAGGAACTTATGctatgtaattgtaattaatgggtatttatattactttcttaaatacACCTAGGGCTATTCTGTGTTGACAGAGAAAGTCACTGATAAAGATGTAACAAGAGTTGGAAAAACTACATCAACTTCAAACAAGAAACGCACTGTTAAGGTCGATCTGAAAGTAAAAATCATTCCAAAACAAAAGTGAGAGTTTTTAAAGGTACCTCTATCAACACAGTAATAGCATacatgaatataataaataaaatatatgctTCATTTCATGTTAATAGATTTTACatcaatatttcaagaaaaataatgcaataattacgaaagatttctttataattatctTTACATTTAAAACTGAGATATTGCTCATTTGATTCCGTGTTTCAACTTACAGGTACAGCGATCGTAGATGATAGGTCAAGTACTTAGGTCACTTAGGTTCACTTAGGTTTAGGTGGGTTCAGGTCAGTTTAGGTTCGTTAGGTAGCACGAGGGCATTGCAATAGTGTGGCAATAGTATGCGATAGATTAGTATGATAGTAATGATTTGTTAAGTATATAAACCGCTATCAGGAGAAGGCCCCGCTCAAAATACCGACACGAGGCAAGAATGGAATGCATCTATGTTTGTTAGATCTCTTGTATAGAACAAGACCTTGGTCAATAAAAACGGTTGATTACACCtgataatataaatgataaaacaatgtattaatattattgaattagttttataaaattatatttacaaacgcggtagcgtctcgacgccaagtacatgaaaaatcaTACGCTACTGCGTATACTGGCGTTGGCGCTATCGCGTATCTTTTGCTTGTAAACTATcctgaaacttttttcattaatatcttgtCACGcctacaatattttctaaatttaaaggtattttttaactgacttcgaaaaggaggaggttactcaattcgacatgtatatattttttttttcttatgtaaaccgcatataagctttcgaataaaaccaaaatcaataaaaccggtccacgtacaactgagatattgTAATATCATATCATGAATCTGCCAAAAACGGTCGAGTCTTGTTCTTATCCTCCTTCAAcgaattcaaaaaattatttcgttaacaCCTAGTCAATAGGAGCGAAGCCAATGTTGTAAGATGCGAAGATTTCCGACTGCAGCGCCGTTTGCGGTACAGTGAGGAAGTTTTGATAGTTATCAATCGGTCCGTACTCTATTCAGTGATGCTAAAGTTAATGGCCGGAGTATCGAGAATTTCCCCCACCATGCATATACACAACTCCACGATCGGCTTCGAAAGTTGAGAGGGACGGTGAATATGAGCCTTTCTCCCTCGCTCTTGAAACGTTGAGATTCCAGTCGCCGGCGCCGACAAGGTTGCCGTTCGGGGATCTTTCGTCTTACTTACTCATGCTGTACCTATCACGGACTCCTTCATTGTTACAGGCCTAGGACGGTATACGGCAAATGGCAACCCTAGTCTGCCCTAGTCGCTGGCAAGCGATACGAGCCATCGTAATGCGATTTTGACTCACCAGACATTTTCACTTTCCGACTGATATTCTtccaacgaaaaaaaatttcgaaaaatttttttttcgggaATTCACGTTTTAGGACCTCCTGATCATACTGagactattaaaaaaatagattttttcgAAATCTCGAATGTTTGTTAACACAATTGCGTTTAAATGGCTAaatagattttaatgaaactgcATATTTagatttcatattttcgtcTCAAAATctggttaattttttaacctaaTCGgttcatgaataataatagttacCTCTTATagttctatcatttttcgtattatttagtataaatattcgttattcgtaaaaatgaaGATTCACTAAATGAATCTCACAGGGAATTAAATACTACGtaaaaaagttaaatgaattttttcctgttttcGCTCATAAAGGATTTTCGTTCGCGATATACGTAGGATTTTGCAATATCCGAATTGCAATAAACCGTTCACATTTTCGATAGACGCTTTAACTTACGTCTTACGTTATGGGCACCGATACTTACTTGACAATTACAACTGTTACAgagaacaatttattaaaattgaataaaatttattttcttataattttcgtataaaataattgacataattaataattaattcacatCTGTGTTGTTTTTTGCTTCctttctatattaattaaacatctaTAGAAGACAAAAgaatcaataaatatgtacatataaaggtgtgttaaaagttattaaatttcattatatctAGTCGtgttagtttatttattattgtatattttgtctATTATATGTACAGGTATCTATactcttaaattattttgtaatgtcatttgtataaattatgttcAGTTATGAGATAATCAGtttgacaataattttttcgatgtattatacaggatgtcccaaaaatgttgtagttccttgaaaagggtggttcgggaggtgatttgaaacaactttttcctttgcgaaaatgtcggatggggcttcgttaagcagatattaacaaaaaaacccgaccaatcagagcgcgcgtataccgttggagcggccgcgatagcgatggctacgcgataggtagccgctctcgtacgcgaacaagtgactcgacgtgcatcgaaggatattgacgcggccgctcagcgcgtagccttcgctaccgcggccgctccaacggtatacgcgcgctctgattagtagggtttttttattaacatctacttaacgaagccccatccgacatttttgcaaaggaaaaagttgttttaaatcacctcccaaaccacccctttcaaggacctccaacatttttgggacaccctgtatacaaacataacaaaaatccCTTCTCGCTGAAATATGAGCCCTACTTTACCacgcaatttccatatttgaaattttgcattcagccgatagttttggagttggAACGCTGTATCActaaggctgggacaccctgtatatgtataggtatatacaatatatgatGCAAAAGTGAATAAACAGTATGATAGGATGAAGCGATAGGGCTTATGAAGTGAAGGTTTagttttttactttatacCAATGGGCACACAACCGACCACACGCACTGCACACAGCACTATGAATGACAGTTCCTTCTTACACCGTGGTTACGGTATCCCGCAAAAAGCACGCGTAATTTAGTACCAACAATGTACAAGCGGAGCGCTCAAGTAGAAAATCTCCAAGTCTTCACACTTGCATAGCACGAAACTACcaaagaatattattctatagaGCGGAAATATCATAAGCTGAGATTCCTTACTACACCGCAGGTGGCGTTGCAGTCGGAATCTTCGCATCTTACAACACTGAGCGAAgcccgttcgtcgattcgttaACTCTCGGAATTACTCGACAGGGTTCGTCGGAGTCGCCGGTCGGAATTGTAGTATGGCTGCCGCTCATGCCGTAAATtgaatgattattattattcaaaggCTACGTATGGTCACATTGTATTGGAAACTATATGGTTATAAGTGATGAAATATCTTCCGCGCCGttgtggaaaaaaatatataaatttatgtaaaatatataaatgaattatgcATTAGAAATAGTAgacctcttttttcatttcttacttcatctttaacatttaaatttagtgCAACAAGATTTCTGTGCAACTTTCTGTCATCCgttgtgcgtacttttgaaaacatCAAGGACTAAAACTGGTATTGTataagctttcagataatttgtcaatttaaaactgacaatatgagtatactttcattattttgagttttaaaataattcttcttgcCTCTGTTAAATTCGAAAGAGCGGAGAGTACCTTTCAGGAATAAGTATTTTGGATACATATgcatctttatatttatttcctgAATTCTCGTGATTTTGCTTCTAacatatacattaaaattattcatacatttacagtttttatgtttacagttacattgaatataaataatggaaaagtATCTTAACGTTTTTCGAAATGTTGTTTCGCTTTAGCAATATAccacgaatataaaaatgtgtattcCAAGTTAGGATTAGGTTTTATTTCGTCAACTATAATGCTGTCACTTCCTGGttcatatgtaaatttataGAGACATTCTTTGCAGTCCTTAGTAACAATCGTTTTTACTTGCTGTAGAAACTTATCTCAAAAATTTCTGCATACTCCATCATTCCATGAAAActgtatgaaaaaaaagaaatgaagataACTTCTGGAgtctatatttaaattatataaattgtacttcaaatataaattacttttcctTCAGATACTAATTGCTTGAGCTTATATTCCTTTATCTTGGTAACAATACCATTTATCATTTCTAAGACCACATACAATGTTTTGTATGTCCGCTAAGTAGCTCTGACACCACCATCCTAGAGTCTTATATGCTTTGATGCAACCATAGCTGTTAAAAGCTTTAAAACTTAcagtttttaattctattaattcAACATCTTTTCCTACTAATGTGTCTTGTATTTGCTGTTGGGAACGAATACCATCTATTTCACCCGCATAAAGTAAAACTGTTTCCCTAAGCTTGGACTTGAATacacaacaaaatatttcattttgattaaaagGAACAGATAAATCTGGATTTGTGGAAGGTGTATCTAATGAAAAGAACCAACTTGATTACCTTTTAGtttgataaaaacaaaaaacattgaaattgtatcttataataattttgttctaatttatAACCTGATAACATATAGTGTTCAAATTTGCGTCCCcataatgtacattttttctgaaaaccaGATAGTCTTAACTTATACTGCTTTTTTTCAATGGTATCAAAGGCGCATAAATATATTGTCCCTTTAAATTTTGAAGCACATATAATCCACCCATCTTTTTTCTTGTATGGTGTAGCCATCACAGCTTTTAACAAACCGCGACAACAAACAATTTCTGGTTCCAACCTAATATGTAAAACGTATCGCAAAAGTTGTGTACttaacatgaaaaaatatagcatagaaatttatcaacgGTTGTTTCATATAAacttaaattactttttgaatgacttaaaatttcgattaaattgtttaatgatACTCTCTAAAGATGTTTATAACTCACCACCGATCATTTTCATTGTCGAAATTTTGTCTTTTAAGTTGATCGAAATTTTCCGACATCCATCGTAATAAATCATCTAACTTAGTATTTTCGTCTTCTGGTGTAACTATCGTATCTTCATTATCATcaagattaaaattaacattatcAGGATTCAACGGTTTTTTGTAATACTTCAGTTGTGATAAATCATTACAATATTCTCTTGCATCGTTAATACTATAATGACCAACAATCTGTGGTTTGGTGAAGTGTTCGGCTGGTCCGTTTAAACGGCcgatttttaacattttgtacATTATAAAAAGCTTTTGTACTTATACTGTATATCTGTATTTGGTCACACTTTAGTTTCTAACAAGTGCGTATATACTATCTACCAGCATCTACTACTGCTTATTACCTTTGATGACGTCACCTTCATCCAGAGATATATAACGATAAATCATCGTTAGAAAATCGTAATTGGCGCTAAACTAAATTCAAACAGAACTGCCAAACGCAAAGGCTCATTCACATTCCATAACAACGGGCAAACGGGTCTCCGCTCTGCCATCTAGGAGTGACATGGGAATCAATTTATCTCTATCGAAAGTAGCGGTACGCAACAATATCAGCCAGAGGtgagcaaaaccctaggcttcgaataaatttgaagtttgacgatatgtttgtcttgtttccttttttgaacattttccaaagaaggaaacaagacaaacttcagatttattcgaacctAGCCCATCGCTGATATCACACTCGAGCGAAGAAAGTCGAAGAAACATAGGCCTAATTTACACCAAACAGTTGATATTGATACGCGTATCAACTATATTTGTATCAAATTGTTTTGGTGTCGACGCTGTAAATGTTGGCGTATTAGAATGATACGATATTCGAAAGCAGCGAGATTAGACCAAATTAATGTAACTTAATACGATCGATGTAAACAAGGTTTAATATCCATATCAAAAGTTTCTATAGTGTAAACCAGATCATACAATATCGGTTTGTGAAATAGTCAGTCGAATCACTGTTTTCCACTGTTTTCGTTCTGTATACAATTAGTTGTCAGCtgaattaaacaatttgaatGATCCTTTGCCATGTTGTTATAAAGTTGTGGCGTTTAATCCTAAATGAGATAGTGACGAATTTGAAAAGTTCAAGATCATTAATGTTTTTATCATTAATCCTTAGTATTACGTTGTTTCGTTTTGATTTAGGTGAATTTAACCTCTGTTAGCTTCGTATCGTAAGCTAGGTATAGTTGGACCCGAAGGTTGGACTTATAAAACTATGCTTTTCCATACGTAAATAAGGAAAGATTATCAAAAATTCCTGTATGGTTTGCATCAATTCGATCAATTAGATACTTTCCATAATGAATATTGTGCGACTTAGTTCGagaaacgtaatttttattctcctGGCAATTTTGTTAACTACTGTAAAACAAGGCTCCATGGGTTATGGTAAGTTACAATTAACTTGGATACTATGATCAATTGTTTATTCTCGAAGTAttcattctacaatattcTTCTTCCAGATAGTATGATTAACTATGCATTAAAAGAGGCTAATGCAAATTCTACACCTGCCCATAGTAGCAAAAAGGTGATATATCCATTACAACATCCTTTCAGTAACAAGTATAATagtcaaataatttcaataattacagGAAGAAACAATGAGATTATGTCCAAGTGGTACTGCCTGTTCAGAGTTAAGTGGAGAAtgtttgaaatgtaatttaaatacgaGTTGTATATATGGAATGGTGTATATTGCCAATTGTTCTATTTTGGAACATGTTGACTGTGTTGTAAGTAATATAACAATACATAATGTCACCTTATCCATTATATATCacacaataattaatacattgaaatttaaggGTGAGCAAACctttcaaaaaaaatacatatgcCGTTATTGTTATCAAACAGAACATTGGGAACATGACTGCcatcaaaaaaattcttgtagTTCAGTGGCATCCCCTCGCCAATATTATAGAACTAACTGTACAGTGAACAATGACATACTATGTCTAGGGAGACGAAAGTTCATGAAAAACTTACTGTGCAATTGGACTGTAGGGTATCGCTGGTCTACTGCCTTAATATTAAGTGTTACCTTAGGGGGTTTTGGAGCCGATCGGTACATTGTTTATAACAAGTCTTTAATTACAGAGTAggaatgtatattttcattaacacgAATTGCAGATTTTATCTGGGCCATTGGCAAGAGGGAATTGGTAAACTATTCAGTTTTGGAGGACTTGGTGTATGGACACTGATTGATGTAATACTTATTTCTATGAGATATTTAGGCCCAGCGGATGGatcattatatatttaactGTTTCCAATGGTAACATGATCTATATTGTTTATAGAAGAAGCAAACTCCTTAGTTTAAATGTGAATGTTAATGTGTAAAAATAagagcattttatttattacctgTAAAAAAACTGAACTATAATgtgatatgtatataatatattgaataattctctttcataaatataattttattaatatatccCCACTGATCCTCGCTAATTAAGGGGTCCATAATTATTGATGAGAACTgtttttactacaaacttggacattttcccaccgatggcgccactaattaAATCAGTCGCCATCTAACAGCCACTGggagaactattttcactacaaacttggacgttttcccaccgatggcgccactgatacTAAACGCCATTCGTCATCTGGCGGCAACAgtgaaactattttcacttCAAACTTTAGGACGAAATTCTAGAAACGCTCACCACTGGATGGTGATACAAtgcatatataataatgtttttagaaaaatatatttaaaaataatatatttggtaTAATCGCACATGCTCCTTTTCTTTCTGAGCTTtgtagtaaataattatacatcaCATGCtgacatataaataatatgtgttacaaaaaactaaaatgctaagaaagatttttaagtatataatcgttgaaattttttaacacgttctGTAACTCTTCGTATTTAGCTGTAGAACAAGCTTCTTCTAATGGAAGCCACTTAAATGCTTGATGTTCGTCCGACATTCGGACAGACTTGTTACGATTTATTAGTTCTGCTAGccaataaataacaatttttggtTGTCCATTCacgttataatttatttcttctttcacgttttcgaaaattttcaaatcgtTGGCTACCAAACCCGCTTCTTCTTCTGTTTCACGTAGAGCGGTTTCCATGTCTGATTCACCAGGATCTACATGacctataaataaaaagtagatTATGTAGGACATTAGTGTAATATATGACtgtaaacaaaacaattcCATTCCGTTTCGAGTAGGACGTGTTTCGTTAGACACGAATTATAGACATTTTAGTTGTCGGCTTCGAGCAAGGGGTTATGTTTTTCAGGAATCGCTCGACATAGATAAATGAATCAAGTTGTAGACCTTTGGGTGGTGTCCAATGATGTTGACCATATGATACTTGCATTAAAAGATATTCAATAATACCCTCCATTCGACGAAATACAACAAAACCACAAGCGCGTCGCGTCATTGTATCCTAAGCGAAATTGACAATCTATCGCGATTACAGTATAACTAGCCAAAAGGCAGAGGAATAacctatacatatatgtatgtatggtCGAAGTGAATAACAGCCTgcatatattgtaatataattatgttaACAAATACTGTAATACTAAATCAATAGAGATAAGTTGACGAAGGATAGGTAAGATtggaagaaggaagaaagaggaaacatatcgtttcacgttttctattttttagataaattatCACGTTATCGGTAAGGCTACATAACAGGTCCTACTTTAAACATTGCAAGTACAGGAGATCtaatgttttcaaattgtaATACTACACGACTGTACCATAAGGCAAGGGCAGTACACGCAAAACTAAATGTAGTGACTTTATCACACGTAAACATGGGCTTCACTAACCTAGTCCCTAAAATTTGCACGAACTCGTACTACCATCTTGTATTCCATTCACCAAAGGAACATGACGCCGATGATTGGGCGGGTAATCGTCAGATATTTAAACGTaacgaattaatattcattaacaccTTTACATAGATGCTTTCTTTCGATTTGGTGTGCTTTTTGCACTTGGCAGGGTTTCTCTTTGACTTCTATCGCTTAATTATATTCCATGTGATTCtttccaataattttaatttcgtcgaCTGTTCCTAATCGTGTCTGCAATGATCGCGCATGGTTGAAATTGCCGATTTCATAGCACT
This genomic interval carries:
- the LOC128880404 gene encoding uncharacterized protein LOC128880404 isoform X2, which encodes MYKMLKIGRLNGPAEHFTKPQIVGHYSINDAREYCNDLSQLKYYKKPLNPDNVNFNLDDNEDTIVTPEDENTKLDDLLRWMSENFDQLKRQNFDNENDRCFHGMMEYAEIFEISFYSK
- the LOC128880404 gene encoding decapping and exoribonuclease protein-like isoform X1 gives rise to the protein MYKMLKIGRLNGPAEHFTKPQIVGHYSINDAREYCNDLSQLKYYKKPLNPDNVNFNLDDNEDTIVTPEDENTKLDDLLRWMSENFDQLKRQNFDNENDRWLEPEIVCCRGLLKAVMATPYKKKDGWIICASKFKGTIYLCAFDTIEKKQYKLRLSGFQKKCTLWGRKFEHYMLSDTPSTNPDLSVPFNQNEIFCCVFKSKLRETVLLYAGEIDGIRSQQQIQDTLVGKDVELIELKTVSFKAFNSYGCIKAYKTLGWWCQSYLADIQNIVCGLRNDKWYCYQDKGI
- the LOC128880422 gene encoding TM2 domain-containing protein almondex isoform X1; protein product: MNIVRLSSRNVIFILLAILLTTVKQGSMGYDSMINYALKEANANSTPAHSSKKEETMRLCPSGTACSELSGECLKCNLNTSCIYGMVYIANCSILEHVDCVGEQTFQKKYICRYCYQTEHWEHDCHQKNSCSSVASPRQYYRTNCTVNNDILCLGRRKFMKNLLCNWTVGYRWSTALILSVTLGGFGADRFYLGHWQEGIGKLFSFGGLGVWTLIDVILISMRYLGPADGSLYI
- the LOC128880422 gene encoding TM2 domain-containing protein 3 isoform X2 — translated: MNIVRLSSRNVIFILLAILLTTVKQGSMGYDSMINYALKEANANSTPAHSSKKEETMRLCPSGTACSELSGECLKCNLNTSCIYGMVYIANCSILEHVDCVNIGNMTAIKKILVVQWHPLANIIELTVQ
- the LOC128880434 gene encoding bis(5'-nucleosyl)-tetraphosphatase [asymmetrical] — protein: MTRRACGFVVFRRMEGIIEYLLMQVSYGQHHWTPPKGHVDPGESDMETALRETEEEAGLVANDLKIFENVKEEINYNVNGQPKIVIYWLAELINRNKSVRMSDEHQAFKWLPLEEACSTAKYEELQNVLKNFNDYILKNLS